A window of Tautonia plasticadhaerens contains these coding sequences:
- a CDS encoding C1 family peptidase, translating into MPRSIARYGWIPDLPDQRDRRYSAEQATLQSLPRDVDLRPRCPAVYDQGQLGSCTANAIAGAMEFLQMEEQLSPVFTPSRLFIYYNEREIEGTVGTDSGASLRDGMKSVASQGAPPEADWPYDPARFAERPPESAYQAAEADRALLYLGVPRSLVQMRACLASGYPFAFGFTVYEGFEGPEVARTGVASLPGYGESVVGGHAVLAVGYDDDSARFLVRNSWGPGWGMGGYFTMPFAYLTDPDLSNSFWTIRVVE; encoded by the coding sequence ATGCCTCGATCGATCGCGCGATACGGCTGGATCCCCGACCTCCCCGACCAGCGTGACCGCCGCTATTCGGCGGAGCAGGCGACCCTGCAATCACTGCCCCGGGATGTCGACCTCCGGCCCCGGTGCCCGGCGGTCTACGACCAGGGCCAGCTCGGCAGTTGCACGGCCAACGCCATCGCCGGGGCGATGGAATTCCTCCAGATGGAGGAGCAGCTCTCCCCGGTATTCACGCCGTCACGCCTGTTCATCTATTACAATGAGCGGGAGATTGAGGGGACGGTCGGGACCGACTCGGGCGCCTCGCTGCGGGACGGGATGAAGTCGGTCGCCTCGCAGGGCGCGCCGCCGGAGGCGGACTGGCCCTACGACCCGGCCCGATTCGCGGAACGGCCGCCCGAGTCGGCGTATCAGGCCGCCGAGGCGGACCGGGCCCTGCTGTACCTGGGAGTGCCGAGGAGCCTGGTCCAGATGCGGGCCTGCCTGGCGTCCGGCTACCCGTTCGCCTTCGGCTTCACCGTCTACGAGGGCTTCGAGGGGCCGGAGGTGGCCCGGACCGGGGTGGCGTCGCTGCCCGGCTACGGCGAGTCGGTCGTGGGAGGCCACGCGGTGCTCGCCGTCGGCTACGACGACGACTCGGCCCGGTTCCTCGTCCGGAACTCCTGGGGGCCGGGCTGGGGGATGGGCGGCTATTTCACCATGCCGTTCGCCTACCTGACCGACCCGGACCTGTCGAACTCCTTCTGGACGATCCGGGTCGTGGAGTGA
- a CDS encoding amino acid permease, with amino-acid sequence MSQEDSSRDAQELADFGYRQRLDRTLGSFSSFAVGFSYLSILTGLPQLFYLGYGAGGPAFFWTWPAVFLGQFLVALCFAELASEFPLSGGVYQWSKHAGSPGVGWMAGWVYLACSAITLSAVALALQVTLPQLSPAFQFIGSGDDPTDAARNAVLLGCVLLVFSTLVNSVGVRLLSRINNVGVFAEIVGAVLLVVLLASAMKRSPAIVLETYDRGEGHPLGYLGAFLGAALTATYVMYGFDTAGSLAEETDEPRRRAPRAILGALGSVGLVGALLIVTALCAVSDPADPMLGQVTGGMPYVITQVLGSALGRPLLCLLVVAVTVCTLTVHAAAVRLMFAMARDNNLPFSEGLARISETSRTPTLPAVFLGACAVVLLVVNVNYPRVIEVMASVSIVWANLAYLLVTAPLLLRRIRTGARGSGPFSLGKWGLPINALAVAWGAFVIVNLGWPRAEVYGDGPLRRFCAPLMTAAMLLIGGSYYLLVRRHKTGVLETHRAPAMAPGSMLLDHDGGGRG; translated from the coding sequence GTGTCGCAGGAGGATTCGAGCCGAGACGCCCAGGAACTGGCCGACTTCGGGTACCGGCAACGGCTGGACCGGACCCTGGGCAGCTTCTCCTCATTCGCCGTCGGCTTCTCGTACCTGTCCATCCTGACCGGCCTGCCGCAGCTCTTCTACCTGGGCTACGGGGCCGGCGGGCCCGCCTTCTTCTGGACCTGGCCGGCGGTCTTCCTCGGGCAGTTCCTGGTGGCGCTCTGCTTCGCGGAGCTGGCCTCGGAGTTTCCCCTCTCGGGGGGCGTCTACCAGTGGTCCAAGCACGCCGGTTCGCCCGGCGTGGGATGGATGGCCGGCTGGGTGTACCTGGCCTGCTCGGCGATCACCCTCTCGGCCGTGGCGCTGGCGTTGCAGGTGACGCTCCCGCAGCTCTCCCCGGCGTTCCAGTTCATCGGCTCGGGCGACGACCCGACCGACGCCGCCCGCAACGCCGTGCTGCTGGGCTGCGTGCTGCTGGTCTTCAGCACGCTGGTCAACTCGGTGGGCGTCCGGCTGCTCTCGCGGATCAACAACGTGGGGGTCTTCGCCGAGATCGTCGGCGCGGTGCTGCTGGTGGTCCTGCTCGCCTCGGCCATGAAGCGGAGCCCGGCCATCGTGCTGGAGACCTACGACCGGGGGGAGGGCCACCCGCTGGGCTACCTCGGCGCCTTCCTCGGCGCCGCCCTGACGGCGACCTACGTGATGTACGGCTTCGACACCGCCGGGTCGCTCGCCGAGGAGACGGACGAGCCCCGACGCCGGGCCCCCCGGGCGATCCTCGGGGCACTCGGCTCGGTCGGGCTGGTCGGGGCGCTGCTGATCGTCACGGCCCTCTGCGCCGTCTCCGATCCGGCCGACCCGATGCTGGGGCAGGTGACCGGCGGCATGCCGTACGTCATCACCCAGGTCCTGGGGTCGGCGCTGGGGCGGCCCCTGCTTTGCTTGCTGGTCGTGGCGGTCACCGTCTGCACGCTCACCGTGCACGCCGCCGCCGTCCGCCTGATGTTCGCGATGGCCCGGGACAACAACCTGCCCTTCTCCGAGGGGCTGGCCCGGATTTCGGAGACCTCGCGCACCCCCACCCTGCCGGCCGTCTTCCTCGGGGCCTGCGCGGTGGTGCTGCTGGTGGTGAACGTGAACTACCCGAGGGTGATCGAGGTCATGGCCTCCGTCTCGATCGTCTGGGCGAACCTCGCCTACCTGCTGGTGACGGCGCCGCTGCTCCTCCGCCGGATCCGGACCGGGGCCCGGGGCTCCGGCCCGTTCTCGCTGGGCAAATGGGGGCTGCCGATCAACGCCCTGGCCGTGGCCTGGGGGGCATTCGTGATCGTCAACCTCGGCTGGCCGAGGGCGGAGGTCTACGGCGACGGCCCGCTCCGCCGGTTCTGCGCCCCGCTGATGACGGCCGCGATGCTGCTCATCGGGGGCTCGTACTACCTGCTGGTCCGCCGTCACAAGACCGGCGTGCTGGAGACCCACCGGGCGCCGGCGATGGCCCCCGGGTCGATGTTGCTCGATCACGACGGGGGAGGACGCGGATGA
- a CDS encoding CDP-alcohol phosphatidyltransferase family protein: protein MSTPGSGGEGLIRRGLAWGVHLYTAMGLVIASAVAVLLVQGGGEAFRGAFLLMVIATLVDATDGTMARKIGVKRVLPGFDGRKLDDLTDYLTYTFLPLLLIWRAELLPPGQEGWLVLALLASAYGFCQVEAKTDDGYFLGFPSLWNAVAFYLYVLQLPGWAALGFVILFSLMTFVPSRYLYPSQPGTINKLSNVLAVPWSILLIWILWRLPTETTPTADDPAYPLAVASLFYPVYYMGASWIITVRRWLQGDPPHREAPAASA, encoded by the coding sequence ATGAGTACGCCGGGATCCGGGGGCGAGGGGCTGATTCGCCGAGGGCTCGCCTGGGGCGTCCACCTGTACACGGCGATGGGGCTGGTGATCGCCTCGGCGGTCGCCGTGCTGCTGGTGCAGGGGGGGGGCGAGGCGTTCCGGGGCGCCTTCCTGCTGATGGTCATCGCCACGCTCGTCGACGCCACCGACGGCACCATGGCCCGCAAGATTGGCGTGAAGCGCGTCCTGCCCGGCTTCGACGGCCGGAAGCTCGACGACCTGACCGACTACCTCACCTACACCTTCCTCCCCCTCTTGCTCATCTGGCGGGCCGAGCTGCTGCCCCCGGGGCAGGAGGGCTGGCTCGTGCTGGCCCTGCTCGCCAGCGCCTACGGCTTCTGCCAGGTCGAGGCCAAGACCGACGACGGCTACTTCCTTGGCTTCCCCTCGCTCTGGAACGCCGTGGCCTTCTACCTGTACGTGCTCCAGCTCCCGGGCTGGGCGGCGCTGGGCTTCGTCATCCTCTTCAGCCTGATGACCTTCGTCCCCAGCCGATACCTCTACCCGTCGCAGCCGGGTACGATCAACAAGCTGAGCAACGTCCTGGCCGTGCCCTGGTCGATCCTGCTGATCTGGATCCTCTGGAGGCTGCCCACCGAGACGACCCCCACCGCCGACGACCCGGCCTACCCGCTGGCGGTCGCCTCGCTGTTCTACCCGGTCTACTACATGGGCGCCTCGTGGATCATCACCGTGAGGCGGTGGCTCCAGGGAGACCCGCCCCACCGGGAGGCCCCGGCCGCATCGGCCTGA
- a CDS encoding 3-keto-disaccharide hydrolase, translated as MTARTRIAPLLALCLVVPGPATAQEAPAEEGWIALFNGKDLTGWTPKITGSEAGENYADTFRVEDGLLKVSFDGYDEFGGRFGHLVSDESYSSYRLRVEYRFVGDQCPGGPGWAIRNSGAMIHSQSAESMRTDQEFPVSIEVQFLGGLEQGERPTANLCTPGTHVEMDGELLTRHCTDSTSETYRGDRWVTVEVEVNGDGLIRHLVDGEVVIEYRDPQLDPDDADARRLRDGDDLLLTGGHIALQSESHPIEFRKVELLPLD; from the coding sequence ATGACCGCCAGAACGAGAATCGCCCCGTTGCTCGCCCTCTGCCTCGTCGTCCCGGGCCCGGCGACCGCCCAGGAGGCCCCGGCCGAGGAGGGGTGGATCGCCCTGTTCAACGGCAAGGACCTGACCGGCTGGACGCCCAAGATCACCGGGTCCGAGGCCGGGGAGAACTACGCCGACACCTTCCGGGTCGAGGACGGCTTGCTCAAGGTGTCGTTCGACGGCTATGACGAGTTCGGGGGCCGGTTCGGGCACCTCGTGTCGGACGAGTCGTATTCCAGCTACCGGCTCCGGGTCGAGTACCGGTTCGTAGGCGACCAGTGTCCCGGGGGGCCGGGCTGGGCGATCCGCAACAGCGGGGCGATGATCCATTCGCAGTCGGCCGAGAGCATGAGGACGGACCAGGAGTTCCCCGTCTCAATCGAGGTCCAGTTCCTCGGCGGGCTGGAGCAGGGGGAGCGGCCGACGGCGAACCTCTGCACCCCCGGCACCCACGTCGAGATGGACGGCGAGTTGCTCACCCGGCACTGCACGGACTCGACTTCCGAGACCTACCGGGGGGATCGGTGGGTGACGGTCGAGGTCGAGGTGAACGGCGACGGGCTGATCCGGCACCTCGTCGACGGCGAGGTCGTGATCGAGTACCGGGATCCCCAGCTCGACCCCGACGACGCCGACGCCCGACGACTGAGGGACGGCGACGACCTGCTGCTGACCGGCGGTCACATCGCCTTGCAGTCGGAGAGCCACCCGATCGAGTTCCGGAAGGTCGAGCTGCTGCCGCTGGACTGA
- a CDS encoding substrate-binding domain-containing protein, producing the protein MATTTEATVGRSTPPRPGSLEPAQAALAALLGLEILVFAAIGTNFFTVGNGFEVLRLSVEIGLLAVALTPVIVSGGIDLSVGSLMGLAAVVFGMLWRDAGLPIPLAAALAIGLGALAGSLNGILITRLRIPPLIVTLGTYSLFRGLAEGMTGGVDNFTDFPAPFLFLGQGYVSGVLPTQVPIFAAVALGFWVLLHRSTIGRGLVAVGYSPEGARHAGLRVDRLVWLVYVLSGAASGLAAVVYVSHLGQAKADAGLGYELLAITAVVLGGTSIFGGRGSVVGTLLGLFTIAVLQNGMRLADLPAELSGVLTGVLLLVAIGLDRRPGRATAPHPRDRSQDEHEGEWTVKNSQVAVICAVILAAGAIIAASNVYMVRTIADRLVGAGAGGNSAPVADRGGDPADRPITVAMMPKSKGNAYFIACRQGAEEAARELGVNLIWDGPTDPDPARQNQIIDTWITRGVDVIAVAVENRDGIASVLKKAQDRGIKVITWDADAATDARTFFVNQATPEGIGRALMDTAAEIMGGEGEFAIITASLTAANMISWQEQIELRREEAYPDIEMAVLRPCDDLQQKAYDEANNIMNAHPDVELIMAICTPAVPGAAEAVKQSGRDDVKVIGLGLPNDNKRYVHDGITEAVILWNSMDLGYLTVHAAKALEDGTLEAGDERFDAGRLGTVDIRGDNILLGEPFTFTEENIDQFDF; encoded by the coding sequence ATGGCGACGACCACCGAGGCGACCGTTGGCCGGTCGACCCCGCCGAGGCCGGGCTCGCTCGAGCCGGCCCAGGCGGCGCTGGCGGCCTTGCTGGGGCTGGAAATCCTGGTCTTCGCGGCCATCGGCACGAACTTCTTCACGGTCGGCAACGGCTTCGAGGTGCTGAGGCTGAGCGTCGAGATCGGGTTGCTCGCGGTGGCGCTGACGCCGGTGATCGTGAGCGGTGGCATCGACCTGTCGGTCGGCTCCCTGATGGGGCTGGCGGCGGTCGTCTTCGGGATGCTCTGGCGGGACGCGGGGTTGCCGATCCCGCTGGCGGCGGCGCTGGCGATCGGCCTGGGGGCGCTGGCGGGGTCGCTGAATGGGATCTTGATCACGCGATTGCGCATCCCGCCGCTGATCGTCACACTCGGCACGTATTCGCTGTTCCGGGGGCTGGCCGAGGGGATGACGGGCGGCGTCGACAACTTCACCGACTTCCCGGCGCCGTTCCTGTTCCTGGGCCAGGGGTACGTCTCGGGCGTCCTGCCGACGCAGGTGCCGATCTTCGCGGCCGTGGCCCTGGGGTTCTGGGTGCTGCTGCACCGGAGCACGATCGGCCGAGGGCTGGTGGCGGTGGGGTACTCGCCCGAGGGGGCGAGGCACGCGGGACTGCGGGTGGATCGGCTGGTCTGGCTGGTCTACGTGCTCTCGGGGGCGGCGTCGGGCCTGGCGGCAGTGGTCTACGTGTCGCACTTGGGCCAGGCGAAGGCGGACGCGGGGCTCGGCTACGAGCTGCTCGCGATCACGGCGGTGGTGCTCGGCGGCACGTCGATCTTCGGGGGACGGGGGAGCGTGGTCGGCACGCTGCTCGGGCTGTTCACCATCGCGGTCCTGCAGAACGGGATGAGGCTGGCGGACCTGCCGGCCGAGCTGTCGGGGGTGCTCACCGGGGTGCTCCTGCTCGTGGCGATCGGCCTCGACCGGAGGCCGGGGAGGGCGACGGCCCCGCATCCGAGGGATCGCTCTCAGGACGAACATGAAGGGGAGTGGACCGTGAAGAACTCGCAGGTGGCCGTGATCTGCGCCGTGATCCTCGCGGCCGGGGCGATCATCGCGGCCAGCAATGTTTACATGGTGCGGACGATCGCCGATCGGCTGGTCGGGGCGGGGGCCGGGGGCAACTCAGCCCCGGTCGCCGACCGGGGCGGCGACCCCGCCGACCGGCCGATCACCGTGGCGATGATGCCCAAGAGCAAGGGGAACGCCTACTTCATCGCCTGCCGGCAGGGGGCGGAGGAGGCGGCCCGGGAGCTGGGGGTCAATCTGATCTGGGACGGGCCGACCGACCCGGACCCGGCGCGGCAGAACCAGATCATCGACACCTGGATCACCCGGGGCGTGGACGTGATCGCCGTGGCGGTCGAGAACCGGGACGGGATCGCCTCGGTGTTGAAGAAGGCCCAGGACCGGGGGATCAAGGTGATCACCTGGGACGCCGACGCGGCCACCGACGCCCGCACCTTCTTCGTCAACCAGGCGACGCCGGAGGGGATCGGCCGGGCGTTGATGGATACCGCGGCCGAGATCATGGGGGGAGAAGGCGAGTTCGCCATCATCACCGCCTCGCTGACGGCGGCGAACATGATCTCCTGGCAGGAGCAGATCGAGCTGAGGCGCGAGGAGGCGTACCCCGACATCGAGATGGCCGTGCTCCGCCCCTGCGACGACCTCCAGCAGAAGGCGTACGACGAGGCGAACAACATCATGAACGCCCACCCCGACGTCGAGCTGATCATGGCGATCTGCACCCCGGCCGTGCCCGGCGCGGCCGAGGCCGTGAAGCAGTCGGGCCGGGACGACGTGAAGGTGATCGGCCTGGGCCTGCCGAACGACAACAAGCGGTACGTCCACGACGGGATCACCGAGGCGGTCATCCTCTGGAACTCGATGGACCTGGGATACCTCACGGTCCACGCCGCCAAGGCCCTGGAAGACGGCACCCTGGAGGCGGGCGACGAGCGGTTCGACGCCGGACGCCTCGGGACGGTCGACATCCGGGGGGACAACATCCTGCTCGGCGAGCCGTTCACGTTCACCGAGGAAAACATCGACCAATTCGACTTCTGA
- a CDS encoding ABC transporter permease, whose amino-acid sequence MRLGRFRRELSVALALAALLAVLGVLAPRFFRPEQLMAMAVSNASVVVAAVGMTMVILCRQIDISIGSQFALCGVAAGLMARAGVPIPMVAVGTLLVGGMLGAVNGWLVAMVGLPSIVVTLATMVIWREALRYGRQGAFVRDLPAQFQWFGAGQSTGQWVILAASLLVFLLFAWGLRNLAAGRAVYATGSDPEAARLAGVRPNRVVFGAFAAMGALTGLAALLSAVRFVDVDPNAGTGLELRVIAAVVVGGVAISGGRGTPIGALIGVALLGAIGPALVFLGTEPQWEKAVQGMIILLAVATDALDRGGR is encoded by the coding sequence ATGAGGCTGGGTCGGTTTCGTCGGGAACTCTCGGTGGCCCTCGCCCTGGCCGCGCTGCTCGCGGTGCTGGGGGTGCTGGCGCCCCGGTTCTTCCGCCCGGAACAGCTGATGGCGATGGCGGTGAGCAACGCGTCGGTCGTCGTGGCCGCCGTGGGGATGACGATGGTCATCCTCTGCCGCCAGATCGACATCTCGATCGGCTCCCAGTTCGCCCTCTGCGGCGTGGCGGCGGGCCTGATGGCGAGGGCCGGGGTGCCGATCCCGATGGTGGCCGTCGGCACGCTGCTGGTCGGGGGGATGCTGGGGGCGGTCAACGGCTGGCTGGTGGCGATGGTCGGGCTGCCGTCGATCGTGGTGACGCTGGCGACGATGGTGATCTGGCGGGAGGCGCTGCGCTACGGCCGGCAGGGGGCCTTCGTGCGCGACCTGCCGGCGCAATTCCAGTGGTTCGGGGCCGGGCAGTCGACGGGCCAGTGGGTAATCCTCGCGGCCTCCTTGCTGGTGTTCCTCCTATTTGCGTGGGGCCTGCGGAACCTCGCGGCCGGCCGTGCGGTGTACGCGACGGGGTCCGACCCCGAGGCGGCCCGGCTGGCCGGGGTCCGGCCGAACCGGGTGGTGTTCGGGGCCTTCGCGGCGATGGGGGCGCTGACGGGCCTGGCGGCCTTGCTGAGCGCCGTCCGGTTCGTGGACGTGGACCCGAACGCGGGCACGGGGCTGGAATTGCGGGTGATCGCGGCGGTGGTCGTCGGCGGGGTGGCGATCTCGGGGGGCCGGGGGACGCCGATCGGGGCCCTGATCGGCGTGGCGCTGCTGGGGGCGATCGGGCCGGCGCTGGTGTTCCTCGGCACCGAGCCGCAGTGGGAGAAGGCGGTCCAGGGGATGATCATCCTGCTGGCCGTCGCCACCGACGCCCTCGACCGGGGGGGACGCTGA
- a CDS encoding sugar ABC transporter ATP-binding protein encodes METLLRLDGIGKSFSGVRALEGVSFDLRAGEVHALVGENGAGKSTLIKVITGAHRPDEGTMEVLGLRVEENDPVRSRALGIAAIYQQPVLFPDLTVAENIALGLEPGGPWRRIRWGERRSRARRLLDRIGAAIDPEVEVRRLTMPEQQLVEIARALGADARILIMDEPTASLGEQEVEHLLGVARELKGHGVGIIYISHRLEELPRVADRVTALRDGHLVGTRMMAEVDRSELIRMMVGRELSAVFPKVEVEPGGVVLEAEGIGCRESGVREVGLSVREGEILGLAGLVGAGRTEAARVLFGLTPADSGTIRVGGRPVTIGSPDEAVGLGIAYVPEDRRRHGVIPPMSVASNATLATLREISRGGLLDRGKERSLAEAMTRRMGVKTPSIDTPVGDLSGGNQQKVALARWLASRPRVLILDEPTQGIDVGAKAEIHRLMGVLARDGMAILMISSELPEILGMSDRIAVMRGGTIVGTLDREDATQEEILHLAIGHEAGEVAGR; translated from the coding sequence GTGGAGACGCTGCTCCGGCTCGACGGCATCGGCAAGTCGTTCTCGGGCGTGCGGGCCCTGGAGGGGGTCTCGTTCGACCTGAGGGCGGGCGAGGTCCACGCGCTGGTGGGGGAGAACGGCGCGGGCAAGTCGACCCTGATCAAGGTCATCACCGGCGCCCACCGTCCCGACGAGGGGACGATGGAGGTGCTCGGCCTTCGGGTCGAGGAGAACGACCCGGTGCGGTCGCGGGCCCTGGGGATCGCCGCGATCTACCAGCAACCGGTGCTGTTCCCCGACCTGACGGTGGCCGAGAACATCGCCCTCGGCCTGGAGCCGGGCGGCCCCTGGAGGCGGATCCGGTGGGGGGAGCGGCGATCGAGGGCCAGGAGGCTGCTCGACCGGATCGGCGCGGCGATCGACCCCGAGGTCGAGGTCCGCCGGCTGACGATGCCGGAGCAGCAGCTCGTCGAGATCGCCCGGGCCCTCGGGGCGGACGCCCGGATCCTGATCATGGACGAGCCGACGGCCTCGCTCGGCGAGCAGGAGGTCGAGCACCTGCTCGGCGTGGCCCGTGAGCTGAAGGGGCACGGGGTCGGGATCATCTACATCTCGCATCGCCTGGAGGAGCTGCCCCGGGTGGCCGACCGCGTGACCGCCCTGCGGGACGGCCACCTCGTCGGCACCCGGATGATGGCGGAGGTCGACCGCTCGGAGCTGATCCGGATGATGGTCGGCCGGGAATTGTCGGCGGTCTTCCCGAAGGTGGAGGTCGAGCCGGGCGGGGTGGTGCTGGAGGCCGAGGGGATCGGCTGCCGGGAGTCGGGGGTCCGGGAGGTGGGCCTCTCGGTCCGGGAGGGGGAGATCCTGGGGCTGGCCGGGCTCGTGGGCGCGGGGAGGACGGAAGCGGCCCGCGTGCTGTTCGGTCTGACGCCGGCCGACTCGGGGACGATCCGGGTGGGCGGCCGGCCGGTGACGATCGGGTCGCCGGACGAGGCGGTCGGCCTGGGGATCGCCTACGTGCCCGAGGACCGCCGCCGCCACGGGGTCATCCCGCCGATGTCGGTCGCCTCGAACGCGACGCTGGCGACCCTCCGGGAGATCTCCCGCGGCGGCCTGCTCGATCGGGGCAAGGAACGCTCGCTTGCCGAGGCGATGACGCGTCGGATGGGGGTCAAGACGCCCTCGATCGACACGCCGGTGGGGGACCTTTCGGGCGGGAACCAGCAGAAGGTGGCCCTGGCCCGATGGCTGGCGAGCCGGCCGCGGGTCCTGATCCTGGACGAACCGACGCAGGGGATCGACGTGGGGGCCAAGGCCGAGATCCACCGGCTCATGGGGGTGCTGGCGCGGGACGGGATGGCGATCCTCATGATCTCGTCCGAATTGCCCGAGATCCTGGGCATGAGCGACCGGATCGCCGTGATGCGGGGGGGGACGATCGTGGGGACGCTGGACCGCGAGGACGCGACGCAGGAGGAGATCCTCCACCTGGCGATCGGGCACGAGGCGGGGGAGGTCGCGGGGCGATGA
- a CDS encoding L-rhamnose isomerase — protein sequence MDRGVREAFALARERYAELGVDVDSALDRLASISVSLHCWQGDDVVGFEGGTGAIGGGLAVTGSYPGRARTADELRADLDQALGLIPGSHRLNLHASYAETGGTRVERDALLPEHFSRWMDWARERKVGLDFNPTFFAHRLAEDGMTLAHPDPAVRRFWVDHGIACRRIGAAFGEATGTPCVTNVWIPDGSKDTPVDRKGPRERLTESLDAIFAGPIDPALNRDAVEGKLFGIGAEAYTVGSYEYYLAYAVSRGILLCLDAGHYHPTEVLSDKLSAVMGFLGEALLHVSRGVRWDSDHVVTLSDELDAIAQELVRGDYLGRVRLGLDFFDASINRVAAWVIGCRNLLKAMLRALLEPIDRLREMEASGDLTGRLALLEEAKLLPSGAVWDYHCQERGVPAGIAWLDAIRAYEREVLSTRSGAGT from the coding sequence ATGGATCGGGGCGTCCGCGAGGCGTTCGCGCTGGCCCGTGAGCGCTACGCCGAACTCGGGGTCGACGTGGACTCGGCGCTGGATCGCCTGGCGTCGATCTCCGTCTCGCTGCATTGCTGGCAGGGCGACGACGTGGTCGGCTTCGAGGGCGGCACCGGCGCGATCGGCGGCGGCCTGGCCGTGACCGGGAGCTACCCGGGGCGGGCCCGGACGGCCGACGAACTGCGGGCCGACCTCGACCAGGCGCTCGGCCTGATCCCCGGCTCGCACCGCCTGAACCTGCACGCCAGCTACGCCGAGACCGGCGGGACGAGGGTGGAGCGCGATGCCCTGCTCCCCGAGCATTTCTCCCGCTGGATGGACTGGGCCCGGGAGCGCAAGGTCGGACTCGACTTCAACCCCACCTTCTTCGCCCACCGGCTCGCCGAAGACGGGATGACCCTCGCCCACCCGGACCCGGCCGTCCGACGCTTCTGGGTCGACCACGGGATCGCCTGCCGTCGCATCGGCGCCGCCTTCGGCGAGGCGACCGGGACCCCTTGCGTGACGAACGTCTGGATCCCGGACGGCTCGAAGGACACGCCCGTCGACCGCAAGGGCCCCCGGGAGCGGCTGACGGAGTCGCTCGACGCGATCTTCGCCGGGCCGATCGACCCGGCCCTGAACCGGGACGCGGTGGAGGGGAAGCTGTTCGGCATCGGGGCCGAGGCGTATACGGTCGGCTCGTATGAATATTATCTGGCCTATGCCGTCTCCCGGGGGATATTGCTCTGCCTCGACGCCGGGCACTATCACCCCACGGAGGTGCTCTCCGACAAGCTCTCGGCCGTGATGGGGTTCCTGGGCGAGGCGCTCCTGCACGTGAGCCGGGGGGTCCGGTGGGACAGTGATCATGTCGTCACGCTCTCGGACGAGCTGGACGCGATCGCTCAGGAACTGGTGCGGGGGGATTACCTCGGCCGGGTTCGCCTGGGGCTCGACTTCTTCGACGCCAGCATCAACCGGGTGGCTGCCTGGGTGATCGGCTGCCGGAACCTGCTGAAGGCGATGCTCCGGGCCCTGCTGGAGCCGATCGACCGGCTCCGGGAGATGGAGGCCTCGGGCGACCTGACCGGGCGGCTCGCCCTGCTGGAGGAGGCGAAGCTGCTGCCCTCCGGGGCGGTCTGGGACTACCACTGCCAGGAGCGGGGGGTGCCGGCGGGGATCGCCTGGCTCGACGCGATCCGGGCGTATGAGCGCGAGGTGCTGTCGACGCGATCCGGGGCGGGGACCTGA